One Mercenaria mercenaria strain notata chromosome 12, MADL_Memer_1, whole genome shotgun sequence DNA segment encodes these proteins:
- the LOC123533917 gene encoding uncharacterized protein LOC123533917, with the protein MKTEAVLFLIFLTGISSRPRRFLDCDDFDCSDPVSPVCGSNGQTYASQCEMDMENKRRVCWIGHYNMIMKVRDGPCDSTTTATVA; encoded by the exons ATGAAGACTGAAGCAGTATTATTCCTGATATTTCTAACAG GCATATCAAGCAGACCAAGGCGGTTCCTTGACTGTGATGATTTTGATTGTTCAGATCCGGTTTCCCCAGTTTGCGGAAGTAATGGACAGACGTACGCAAgtcaatgtgaaatggacatggAAAATAAAAGAAGAGTCTGCTG gATTGGCCATTATAACATGATAATGAAAGTGAGGGATGGACCTTGTGATTCTACAACCACTGCCACAGTCGCTTAA